The following coding sequences are from one Arcobacter nitrofigilis DSM 7299 window:
- a CDS encoding aldo/keto reductase: MNYKYIGKTGLRVTDICLGTMTFGTTTTKEEAFKILDKAYDRGINFFDTAEIYPVPPTADLGGLTEEIVGEWLKTKPRESIILASKVAGAASGWFVPPTRHGLTAIDSFHIKKAIEGSLKRLQTDYIDLYQMHWPDTIVPIEESLKAFDELVKEGKVRYIGTSNDSAYGLTKANEASKYNNLARFESIQNNFSLLNPRFLDELSTICRKEQISLLPYSPMAGGVLSGKYNAGFYPEGARFTAYIQNKSKRVQAMANRFVNDKTMSATAKYIDLAKKLDISPVTLAVAWSKQHDFVASTIIGARELVQLDDSLKALDITLDNNTLEEIKTIQNDILYPMG, from the coding sequence ATGAATTATAAATATATAGGAAAAACAGGACTTAGAGTTACTGATATTTGCTTAGGAACTATGACATTTGGAACTACAACTACAAAAGAAGAAGCTTTTAAAATACTAGATAAAGCTTATGATAGAGGAATCAACTTTTTTGATACAGCAGAAATATATCCAGTACCTCCAACAGCAGATTTAGGTGGATTAACTGAAGAAATAGTTGGCGAATGGTTAAAAACGAAACCAAGAGAATCAATTATTTTAGCTTCAAAAGTTGCGGGGGCAGCTTCAGGGTGGTTTGTTCCACCTACAAGACATGGATTAACAGCAATTGATTCTTTTCACATTAAAAAAGCCATAGAAGGAAGTTTAAAAAGACTTCAAACTGATTATATAGATCTTTATCAAATGCATTGGCCTGATACTATTGTCCCTATTGAAGAGAGTCTAAAAGCTTTTGATGAGTTGGTTAAAGAAGGAAAAGTAAGATATATAGGAACTTCAAATGATAGTGCCTATGGTTTAACAAAAGCAAATGAAGCTTCAAAATATAATAATCTAGCAAGATTTGAGTCAATTCAAAATAATTTTTCTCTTTTAAATCCTAGATTTTTAGATGAATTAAGTACTATTTGTAGAAAAGAACAAATTTCTTTGCTTCCTTATTCTCCAATGGCTGGTGGAGTTTTAAGTGGAAAATACAATGCTGGCTTTTATCCTGAAGGTGCTAGATTTACTGCGTATATTCAAAATAAAAGTAAAAGAGTACAAGCTATGGCAAATAGATTTGTAAATGATAAAACTATGTCTGCAACAGCAAAATATATAGATTTGGCAAAAAAACTTGATATAAGTCCCGTAACACTTGCAGTTGCTTGGTCAAAACAACATGACTTTGTTGCCTCAACTATAATAGGAGCAAGAGAGTTAGTACAATTAGATGATTCTTTAAAAGCATTAGATATTACTTTAGATAATAATACCTTGGAAGAAATTAAAACAATACAAAATGATATTTTGTATCCAATGGGTTAA
- a CDS encoding SLAC1 anion channel family protein has product MNNETIKLVPNRLKSFPVTMFAIVMGLAGLSLVYGKAYEVLGINKIFYQILSYFTILIFFIILITYFRKMMNFHEEVKEEFYHPIRINFFAAISISFILVSMLFKPLNIQISLSLFTVGTVLQLFFTFHTFIFWINASLNIHQSNPAWFIPIIGNLVIPIAGIDFLSNNVLMYFFSIGVFFWIIMFSIILNRIIFHDQFAQKFMPTLFILIAPPTVALLAYYNLTNSLDVFSIVLFNLGLFFTFLLFFMYKKFLKIKFFISWWAFTFPLASMTVSTLLIYSINKEIVYFYLSYFFIVSTTCIVGLVAINTLKHIVKKEIYIME; this is encoded by the coding sequence ATGAATAATGAAACTATAAAACTAGTTCCAAATAGATTAAAGTCTTTTCCTGTAACAATGTTTGCTATTGTTATGGGTTTAGCTGGTTTAAGTTTAGTTTATGGCAAAGCGTATGAAGTTCTAGGAATAAATAAAATATTCTATCAAATACTTTCATATTTTACTATTTTGATTTTTTTTATTATATTGATTACGTACTTTAGAAAAATGATGAATTTCCATGAAGAAGTAAAAGAAGAGTTTTATCATCCTATTAGAATAAATTTTTTTGCTGCTATTTCTATTTCTTTTATTCTTGTATCTATGTTATTTAAGCCTTTAAATATCCAAATATCACTTAGTTTATTTACTGTAGGAACGGTATTGCAGTTATTTTTCACCTTTCATACTTTTATTTTCTGGATAAATGCTTCTTTAAATATTCATCAATCAAATCCTGCCTGGTTTATCCCAATTATAGGGAATCTTGTCATTCCTATTGCTGGAATTGATTTTTTAAGTAACAATGTTTTGATGTATTTTTTCTCTATTGGAGTCTTTTTTTGGATAATAATGTTTTCAATAATATTAAATAGAATTATTTTTCATGATCAATTTGCTCAAAAATTTATGCCAACTCTTTTTATCCTTATAGCTCCTCCTACTGTGGCTTTGTTGGCATATTACAATTTGACAAATAGTTTAGATGTATTTTCTATTGTGTTATTTAATTTAGGACTATTTTTTACTTTCTTATTGTTTTTTATGTATAAAAAATTCTTAAAAATAAAGTTTTTTATTTCATGGTGGGCATTTACGTTCCCTCTTGCTTCCATGACAGTTTCTACCTTATTGATTTATTCAATAAATAAAGAAATTGTATATTTTTATTTATCATATTTTTTTATTGTAAGTACTACTTGTATAGTGGGTCTTGTAGCAATAAATACTCTTAAACATATTGTTAAAAAAGAGATATACATAATGGAATAG
- a CDS encoding adenosylcobinamide-GDP ribazoletransferase, with the protein MNNFILGFKFALSYFTILPVKFKEDDDLSKKEILSFMLFSLPLLGLILGFITLVLYHLLADLSWFGATICAVSYMILYGFIHTEAIIDVVDAIYAKHSGKDAYEVIKEPTIGAMGVLYAFAFFTLKIAGIVYLFLNGYLLEFVSIIVISRLMLLFVIKNFEFKSSFVNQLKDSLSTNIFLSAIIVFTLANIILIGFSAITLTFFAFIFSYLIALFIKKNVGFLNGDALGTILELSELFLIIIILN; encoded by the coding sequence ATGAATAATTTTATCTTAGGTTTTAAATTTGCTCTTAGCTACTTTACAATACTTCCTGTGAAGTTTAAAGAAGATGATGACTTATCAAAAAAAGAGATTTTATCTTTTATGCTTTTTTCTCTTCCTTTGCTTGGATTAATCCTTGGTTTTATTACTCTTGTTTTATATCATCTTTTAGCTGATTTATCTTGGTTTGGGGCAACTATTTGTGCTGTATCTTATATGATTCTTTATGGGTTTATACATACAGAGGCTATAATTGATGTGGTAGATGCTATATATGCAAAACATAGTGGAAAAGATGCCTATGAAGTTATCAAAGAACCAACTATTGGTGCTATGGGAGTTTTATATGCTTTTGCTTTTTTTACTTTAAAAATTGCTGGGATTGTATATTTGTTTTTAAATGGCTATCTTTTAGAGTTCGTATCAATTATAGTCATAAGTAGATTGATGCTTTTGTTTGTGATTAAAAACTTTGAATTTAAATCTTCATTTGTAAATCAACTTAAAGACTCACTTTCTACAAATATTTTTTTAAGTGCAATTATAGTTTTTACATTGGCAAATATTATACTTATAGGATTTAGTGCTATAACTCTTACATTTTTTGCTTTTATCTTCTCTTATTTGATTGCATTATTTATAAAGAAAAATGTTGGCTTCTTAAATGGCGATGCCTTAGGTACCATACTAGAGCTATCTGAACTCTTTTTGATAATAATTATTTTGAATTAA
- a CDS encoding cobyric acid synthase, giving the protein MKNISIFGTSSDAGKSTITFVIAKILQDLGVKVAPFKAQNVSNNAYVCDDGSEIAVAQYFQALVLGVPTSYHLNPVLLKSGRGSSASVIVEGQVLASKDVLSYYKDLDLLKPAVDRCFSYLNERYDCLVCEGAGSPVELNLMDKDLSNIYIATKYNTKIILVADIEKGGVFASIYGVYNLLPKELQKNVIGVIVNKFRGDLSLFDEGIRIIENDFKIPVLGVLPYVAFNLGFEDSQSLKNYAQNSKDSIIRVGVISYPYMSNYNDFEPLIAHSNINLEFIENNISLDKFDMIILPGSKLVIKDLQWLKSNGLFERVKEYKKTILGLCGGYEMMFNSLEDKYALENSEACVEEGFAFIDDEIIFEKEKILKKASYKIFDCEIEGFEIHHGVSTKYPISYETDNIKGTFIHAIFDNDNIRTKLFKAINSDYKEFDFKVYKKDTIDSFISNMRNRLDVNKILENINE; this is encoded by the coding sequence GTGAAAAACATCTCTATCTTTGGAACTTCAAGTGATGCAGGAAAGTCAACTATTACTTTTGTAATAGCTAAGATTTTACAAGACTTAGGAGTAAAAGTAGCTCCTTTTAAAGCTCAAAATGTATCAAACAATGCCTATGTTTGTGATGATGGTAGTGAGATTGCTGTGGCTCAGTATTTTCAAGCTCTGGTTTTGGGTGTACCTACTTCTTATCATCTTAATCCTGTCCTATTAAAATCAGGTCGTGGAAGCAGTGCTTCTGTAATAGTTGAGGGGCAAGTGTTAGCTAGTAAGGATGTGCTTAGTTATTATAAAGATTTAGACCTTTTAAAGCCTGCTGTTGATAGATGTTTTTCTTATCTAAATGAAAGGTATGATTGTCTTGTTTGTGAGGGGGCTGGAAGTCCTGTGGAGCTTAATCTTATGGATAAGGACTTGTCAAATATTTATATTGCTACAAAATACAATACTAAAATCATACTTGTAGCAGATATAGAAAAGGGTGGCGTGTTTGCTTCTATTTATGGGGTTTATAATCTACTTCCAAAAGAATTGCAAAAAAATGTAATAGGTGTGATTGTAAATAAGTTTCGTGGGGATTTATCTTTATTTGATGAAGGGATTAGAATCATAGAAAATGATTTTAAAATACCAGTTCTTGGAGTACTTCCTTATGTAGCTTTTAATCTTGGATTTGAAGATTCACAAAGTTTGAAAAATTATGCTCAAAATTCTAAAGATAGTATTATAAGAGTAGGGGTTATTTCATATCCTTATATGAGCAATTACAATGACTTTGAACCTTTGATTGCCCATAGTAATATAAACTTGGAGTTTATAGAAAATAATATCTCTCTTGATAAGTTTGATATGATAATACTACCAGGTTCAAAGCTTGTGATAAAAGACCTACAATGGCTCAAATCAAATGGACTATTTGAAAGAGTAAAAGAGTATAAAAAAACTATTTTAGGACTTTGTGGTGGTTATGAGATGATGTTTAACTCTCTTGAAGATAAATATGCATTGGAAAATAGTGAAGCTTGTGTAGAAGAAGGCTTTGCTTTTATAGATGATGAGATAATCTTTGAAAAAGAGAAAATCCTTAAAAAAGCTAGTTATAAAATCTTTGATTGCGAAATTGAAGGTTTTGAAATACACCATGGAGTTTCGACAAAATATCCAATATCATATGAAACAGATAATATAAAAGGTACTTTTATCCATGCTATTTTTGATAATGATAATATCAGAACAAAACTATTTAAAGCTATAAATAGTGATTATAAAGAGTTTGATTTTAAAGTATATAAAAAAGATACAATTGATAGTTTTATTTCAAATATGAGAAATAGACTTGATGTAAATAAAATATTGGAAAATATAAATGAATAA
- a CDS encoding bifunctional adenosylcobinamide kinase/adenosylcobinamide-phosphate guanylyltransferase translates to MKVLYFGGQKSGKSSLAETKTIELLKNKKPYYIATYDNSYGDKEMQNRVLKHQNQRKDKFETIEEKFDLSKVIEDDNTYLVDCISMWLLNALEKSEDELLAEIEKLASINANIVFVLNDVSSGVIPFEKVSRKYVDMSGIIGQKLASICDEVYEVKLGLAQRLK, encoded by the coding sequence ATGAAAGTATTATATTTTGGCGGACAAAAATCAGGTAAAAGCTCCCTTGCAGAAACAAAAACAATAGAACTCTTAAAAAATAAAAAGCCATATTATATAGCAACCTATGATAATAGTTATGGTGATAAAGAGATGCAAAATAGGGTTTTAAAACACCAAAATCAAAGAAAAGATAAGTTTGAAACCATAGAAGAGAAATTTGATTTATCAAAGGTCATCGAAGATGATAACACTTATTTGGTAGACTGTATCTCCATGTGGCTCTTAAATGCCCTTGAAAAAAGTGAAGATGAGCTCTTGGCTGAAATAGAAAAACTAGCATCAATAAATGCAAATATAGTCTTTGTACTCAATGACGTAAGTAGTGGAGTTATACCCTTTGAAAAAGTAAGTCGTAAATATGTGGACATGAGTGGAATCATCGGACAAAAGTTAGCAAGTATCTGTGATGAAGTTTATGAAGTGAAACTTGGTCTTGCACAAAGGTTGAAATAA
- a CDS encoding MarC family protein, with protein sequence MDIFIATFLKMFFIMTPFFVLSVFLTVTHEATAKERKALAVKVTISVIIMSLVLVFFGKHIFAVFGITLDAFRIGAGALLFLSAVDLIKGNKDSGKVGDKDISQLAVVPLAIPVTIGPGTIGILLVMGATFNDTSSMVMGSLALISAVLVIGFMLYASSIIEKVIGKQGLLVISKITGLFLSALAAQIVFTGIKNFLGL encoded by the coding sequence ATGGATATTTTTATAGCAACATTTCTTAAAATGTTTTTTATTATGACACCGTTTTTTGTGTTGTCAGTTTTTTTAACAGTAACCCATGAGGCAACAGCAAAAGAGAGAAAAGCTTTAGCTGTTAAAGTTACAATTTCAGTGATTATTATGAGTTTAGTTTTAGTCTTTTTTGGTAAGCATATATTTGCAGTCTTTGGAATAACTCTTGATGCTTTTAGAATAGGTGCTGGTGCCTTATTGTTTTTATCTGCTGTTGATTTAATAAAAGGTAATAAAGATAGTGGGAAAGTAGGCGATAAAGATATTTCTCAACTAGCAGTTGTACCCTTAGCAATTCCAGTAACAATAGGACCTGGGACTATTGGTATCTTACTTGTAATGGGTGCAACTTTTAATGATACTTCTTCAATGGTTATGGGAAGTTTAGCCTTGATAAGTGCAGTTTTAGTTATAGGTTTTATGCTTTATGCTTCAAGTATTATTGAAAAAGTGATTGGTAAACAAGGTTTATTAGTAATATCAAAAATTACAGGTCTATTTTTATCAGCACTTGCCGCACAAATTGTATTTACTGGTATCAAAAACTTCTTAGGACTATAA
- a CDS encoding nicotinate-nucleotide--dimethylbenzimidazole phosphoribosyltransferase, with amino-acid sequence MVKNIIGKIDFAEFLRGKKATFMLSLSNTQTVNIAGLTQAGIPGKIHLTPTLDSEFLCTGELRSLGEIATTPSGVPTPALITRAVHLLKPYSNIELLDLGLEVSPKVDYFKTHTFGISPSKSIALDAKIDALDIFQKGLAFGQTYECQDDYIILGESVPSGTTTARATCEALDYDCKEFFSSSFKNSPTTIRDETVKNALYHVRSDDDIFAKLGRVSDNMQIFNAGFILGLNNKIKVVLAGGTQMASVLLIVNSILRTMGGEFDTSNLALCTTKWIKEDDKSDIKTLIELLDFKIDAFYVDFDFSLSTHPALKLYDEGEAKEGVGAGGALMYGLLNGLSKADITKQVESFLG; translated from the coding sequence TTGGTAAAAAATATTATAGGTAAGATTGATTTTGCAGAATTTTTAAGGGGCAAAAAGGCTACTTTTATGTTAAGCCTTAGCAATACACAAACGGTAAATATAGCTGGTCTAACACAAGCTGGAATCCCAGGAAAGATACATTTAACTCCCACCCTTGATAGTGAGTTTTTATGTACAGGGGAACTACGAAGTTTAGGTGAAATAGCTACAACTCCAAGTGGAGTACCAACTCCTGCTCTTATTACAAGAGCTGTGCACCTTTTAAAGCCATATTCAAATATAGAACTTCTAGATTTAGGACTTGAAGTCTCTCCCAAAGTTGATTATTTCAAGACACATACTTTTGGAATATCTCCCTCAAAATCAATCGCCCTTGATGCAAAAATAGATGCACTTGACATCTTTCAAAAGGGATTAGCTTTTGGTCAAACTTATGAGTGCCAAGATGATTATATAATTTTAGGTGAAAGTGTTCCCAGTGGTACTACAACAGCTAGAGCTACTTGTGAAGCTTTGGATTATGATTGTAAAGAGTTTTTTTCTAGTTCTTTTAAAAACTCTCCAACAACAATAAGAGATGAAACAGTTAAAAATGCGCTATATCATGTAAGAAGTGACGATGATATCTTTGCAAAACTTGGACGTGTATCAGACAATATGCAAATATTCAATGCTGGTTTTATTTTAGGATTAAATAATAAAATAAAAGTAGTCCTAGCAGGTGGAACTCAGATGGCTTCAGTTCTTCTAATCGTAAACTCAATTTTAAGAACCATGGGTGGAGAATTTGATACTTCAAATTTAGCATTATGTACTACAAAGTGGATAAAAGAAGATGATAAAAGTGATATTAAGACACTTATAGAATTACTTGATTTTAAGATTGATGCTTTTTATGTTGATTTTGATTTTTCATTATCAACTCATCCTGCTTTAAAGTTATATGATGAAGGTGAAGCAAAAGAGGGTGTTGGTGCAGGAGGAGCTCTTATGTATGGGCTTTTAAATGGTTTGTCAAAAGCTGATATAACCAAACAAGTTGAAAGTTTCTTAGGATAA
- a CDS encoding phosphotransferase, translating into MGVKTKLFYEDIKPFFDIKSLQETKNGESHTVYILDNDYILKIYEEENLFNIDAEIELLNYTKKLCVPKVIKDDIFIKGKRGLVFSKAKGESVVEFVKSTHLEQIGQFLNSFHKMTKNKKHDNLSAFGKSQLKVMIEKTCNKAFKDEFDCLKIELKNDGIIHGDLFLDNATFCGDKLTCVFDFSDACEGDFIFDLAVVALSWCSNKEEINILLKAYDKEIKLDDFIIYLRYASLYYCVKRHLTNRDYDNIIFKNKFIDLI; encoded by the coding sequence GTGGGAGTAAAAACTAAACTTTTTTATGAAGATATAAAACCTTTTTTTGATATAAAATCATTGCAAGAGACAAAAAATGGTGAAAGTCATACTGTCTATATTTTGGATAATGACTATATTCTAAAGATATATGAAGAAGAAAATCTCTTTAATATTGATGCAGAGATTGAACTTTTAAACTACACAAAAAAACTTTGTGTCCCTAAAGTCATAAAAGATGACATTTTTATAAAAGGAAAAAGGGGTCTTGTTTTTTCTAAAGCAAAGGGTGAGAGTGTAGTTGAGTTTGTAAAATCAACCCACTTAGAACAAATAGGGCAGTTTTTAAACTCTTTTCATAAAATGACAAAAAATAAAAAGCATGATAATTTATCAGCTTTTGGTAAGTCACAACTAAAAGTAATGATAGAAAAAACTTGTAATAAAGCCTTTAAAGATGAGTTTGATTGTTTAAAAATAGAACTTAAAAATGATGGTATTATTCATGGAGATCTCTTTTTAGATAATGCAACTTTTTGTGGAGATAAACTAACTTGTGTCTTTGATTTTAGTGATGCTTGTGAGGGTGACTTTATTTTTGATTTGGCAGTTGTAGCTTTATCTTGGTGTAGCAATAAAGAAGAGATAAATATACTTTTAAAGGCTTATGATAAAGAGATAAAATTAGATGATTTTATTATCTATTTAAGATATGCTTCACTTTATTATTGTGTTAAAAGGCATTTGACTAATAGAGATTATGATAACATTATTTTCAAAAATAAATTTATAGATTTGATATAG
- the bluB gene encoding 5,6-dimethylbenzimidazole synthase, whose product MREFTSADIACLDEIIKARRDVRGNRFLDKKIDDETLDKLLQAACDAPSVGFSQPWKFVIVKDAKKRDEIYQDFLKENEKAKEIFKDKELYSKLKLEGIKESYLNIAVLYEKSDKRVLGQTSQKKMGEYSVVCAIQNFWLMARAHNIGVGWVSILKPKRVKKILNIEKNHKLIAYLTVGYVDEFLDEPELLTLDWEKRKSMKDIKVI is encoded by the coding sequence ATGAGAGAGTTTACATCTGCTGATATAGCATGTTTAGATGAGATTATAAAAGCTAGAAGAGATGTGAGAGGAAATAGATTTTTAGATAAAAAAATAGATGATGAAACCCTCGATAAACTTCTTCAAGCTGCTTGCGATGCTCCCTCCGTTGGTTTCTCACAACCTTGGAAATTTGTGATAGTAAAAGATGCTAAAAAAAGAGATGAGATATATCAAGACTTCCTAAAAGAAAATGAAAAAGCAAAAGAGATTTTTAAAGATAAAGAACTCTATAGTAAACTAAAACTTGAAGGTATAAAAGAGTCTTACTTAAATATCGCAGTTTTATATGAAAAAAGTGATAAAAGAGTCTTAGGGCAAACAAGCCAAAAAAAGATGGGTGAGTATAGTGTAGTTTGTGCTATCCAAAACTTTTGGTTGATGGCAAGGGCTCATAATATTGGTGTTGGTTGGGTAAGTATTTTAAAACCAAAAAGAGTAAAAAAGATTTTAAATATAGAAAAAAATCATAAACTTATAGCTTATTTGACAGTTGGTTATGTGGATGAGTTTTTAGATGAACCAGAGCTTTTAACCCTAGATTGGGAAAAAAGAAAATCAATGAAAGATATCAAGGTCATATAG
- a CDS encoding aminotransferase class I/II-fold pyridoxal phosphate-dependent enzyme, giving the protein MKSNNQFSHGGDILAFSKKIGSKPKEIIDLSSNINFLKPKIKTDLNNLDISNYPTYEKLYKIIAKKYSVKADEIELFNGGSSAIFSFFRYIDLKHCTIYSPAYLEYKKAAQTFGFKIDLINRFEQVNKKVKKNSLVIFVNPSTPDGKYYDLDKLFNSWLEKNCTIFVDESFLDFTNKKSIISKLKSYDKLYILKSMTKIYSSASIRVGTLISNAKNIKKIKDKEPLWKLSHFDSIYLQNAIKNRDFISETIKITKENKKYTIKHLQKFDFIKKIYKSQANYLLLELQDCNAQTLQDKLISYKIMIRDCSNFDFLNNSFVRVAIKDKKSMQKFIKALKNEFKCIL; this is encoded by the coding sequence TTGAAATCAAATAATCAATTTAGTCATGGTGGTGATATTTTAGCTTTTAGCAAAAAAATAGGCTCAAAACCAAAAGAAATAATAGACCTATCTTCAAATATCAATTTTCTAAAACCAAAGATAAAAACAGACCTAAATAATTTAGATATTTCAAACTATCCAACATATGAAAAACTATATAAAATAATAGCAAAAAAATATAGTGTAAAAGCTGATGAAATAGAACTTTTCAATGGTGGAAGTAGCGCAATTTTTTCATTCTTTAGATATATCGATTTAAAGCACTGTACAATATATTCCCCTGCCTATTTAGAGTACAAAAAAGCAGCACAAACTTTTGGATTCAAAATTGATTTGATAAATAGATTTGAACAGGTAAACAAAAAAGTGAAAAAGAACTCTTTAGTTATCTTTGTAAATCCCTCAACTCCCGATGGAAAATATTATGATTTGGACAAACTATTTAACTCTTGGCTTGAAAAAAACTGTACTATTTTTGTAGATGAGAGTTTTTTAGACTTTACAAATAAAAAATCCATCATAAGTAAATTAAAAAGCTATGATAAGCTATATATTTTAAAATCCATGACAAAAATATATAGTAGTGCAAGTATAAGAGTTGGTACACTTATATCAAATGCCAAAAATATCAAAAAAATAAAAGATAAAGAGCCTTTATGGAAGTTATCACATTTTGACTCTATTTATTTGCAAAATGCCATTAAAAACAGAGACTTTATAAGTGAAACTATCAAAATCACAAAAGAAAATAAAAAATATACTATCAAACACTTACAAAAGTTTGATTTCATAAAAAAGATATATAAAAGCCAAGCAAATTATTTATTGTTAGAGCTTCAAGACTGCAATGCTCAAACCCTACAAGATAAACTAATTTCTTACAAAATCATGATAAGAGATTGTTCTAACTTTGATTTTCTAAATAACTCTTTTGTAAGAGTTGCAATAAAAGATAAAAAATCTATGCAAAAGTTTATAAAAGCTTTGAAAAATGAGTTTAAATGCATTTTATAA
- the cbiB gene encoding adenosylcobinamide-phosphate synthase CbiB: MHFITVLVAYFFDYIFAELEKIKFFKHPIIFMGNYIKWFEKNFYKDSITRGVTLTLSLLSIVFIITYFLSLFDNILVQGFLCSFAISSKMLYDSVKEVVHSTDPRHAISMLVSRDTKDMSESDINKAAVETYAENLSDGVIAPMFYILLFGLIGGFIYKAINTLDSMVGYKNERYENFGKFSAKLDDVVNYIPSRITAILIALFFNSFNALKNFYSYGKLHDSPNAGHPISAMALALGIKLGGPTSYFGKVKDKAYFGEGREEILKEDVLNALNFKSKFDSLLLLMTIIFFLLV; this comes from the coding sequence ATGCATTTTATAACCGTTTTAGTAGCTTATTTTTTTGATTATATTTTTGCTGAATTGGAAAAAATAAAGTTCTTCAAACATCCAATTATTTTTATGGGTAATTATATAAAATGGTTTGAAAAAAACTTTTATAAAGACTCTATAACAAGAGGTGTTACCTTAACACTTTCCTTGCTTAGTATAGTTTTTATTATCACATATTTTCTAAGTCTTTTTGATAATATTTTAGTCCAGGGATTTTTATGCTCTTTTGCAATCTCATCTAAAATGCTTTATGATAGTGTAAAAGAAGTTGTCCACTCAACTGACCCTAGACACGCTATTTCTATGTTAGTCAGTAGAGATACAAAGGATATGAGTGAAAGTGATATAAATAAAGCTGCGGTTGAAACTTATGCTGAAAACTTAAGTGATGGAGTAATAGCTCCTATGTTTTATATCTTGCTTTTTGGACTTATTGGGGGCTTTATATATAAGGCTATAAATACCCTTGATTCTATGGTTGGTTATAAAAATGAAAGATATGAAAATTTTGGCAAGTTTTCTGCAAAACTTGATGATGTAGTAAATTATATACCCTCACGAATAACAGCTATTTTGATTGCTTTATTTTTCAACTCTTTTAATGCTTTGAAAAACTTTTATTCATATGGGAAACTCCATGATAGTCCAAATGCTGGGCACCCTATTTCTGCTATGGCTTTAGCTTTAGGAATAAAACTTGGAGGTCCAACTTCTTATTTTGGAAAAGTAAAAGATAAAGCTTATTTTGGTGAAGGAAGAGAAGAGATATTAAAAGAAGATGTTCTAAATGCACTTAATTTTAAATCAAAATTTGATTCACTACTTTTACTTATGACAATAATCTTTTTTTTATTAGTTTAG